The genome window TCTTCACAGGTGATGAGGGCTGCACAGGAGAAGAGGACGATGATGTGGTCTTCACAGGTGATGAGGGCTGCACAAGTGCAGAGGACGATGATGTGGTCTTCACAGGTGATGAGGGCTGCACAAGTGCAGAGGACGATGATGTGGTCTTCACAGGTGATGAGGGCTGCACAGGAGAAGAGGACGATGATGTGGTCTTCACAGGTGATGAGGGCTGCACAAGTGCAGAGAAAGATGATGTGGTCATCACAGGTGATGAGGGCTGCACAGGAGAAGGAGAAGGGTATGAGGGCAATAAGGCTTTTACAGAGGTAGACATTGCACAGGGTGCCTAAGACGGTGCATTAAATGTGTATGCTATAATACTGTCAGTAACTTTAAAAGTATAAttgaaaaaaagttaaaaataaaagcagCATGGAAACTGTTCAACGACTATTaacactttaaataataaagtcTTAATTGACTGAGGTGCTAATTAAGTAATGTGATGATCATATCCAAATATTACTCACCATGAAATATTCTTGTGATGGCTCTAtggcattttttttcattttagtttgTGCTCTGTTAAAGCGCTCATGGCAATCTTTGAGTTTCTGAGGATATATGAAAAGgtattaaacttaaaataaaagtaaaatgtacATAATGTTAAAAGCTGTGACACTTAAAGACATTAGGCAAAACCAATCAAAAATAtagaaaacaaaaagtaaatataaaatattgctTAATTTCAAGTGCTCTGGTttagattaaaggaatagtctactcattttcaatattaaactatgttattaccttaactaagaattgttgatacatccctctatcatctgtgtgcgtgcacgtaagcgctggagcgcgttgcgacactttgatagcatttagcttagccccattcattcaatggtaccaatcagagataaagttagaagtgaccaaacacatcaacgtttttcctatttaagacgagtagttatacgagcaagtttggtggtacaaaataaaacgtagcgcttttctaagcggatttaaaagaggaactatattttatggcgtaatagcacttttgggagtacttcgactcggcgcagtaacaccctccctctcccattatgagagtgagaaggggagcggacttttcaggcgagtcgaagtactcccaaaagtgctattacgccataaaatatagttcctcttttaaatccgcttagaaaagcgctacgttttattttgtaccaccaaacttgctcgtataactactcgttttaaacaggaaaaacgttgatgtgtttgctcacttctaactttatctctgattggtaccattgaatgaatggaaCGAAAtgtcgcagcacgctccagcgcttacgtgcacgcacacagatgatagagggatgtatcaacaattcttagttaaggtaataacatagtttaatattgaaaatgagtagactattcctttaagagcaAGCCAAATAAATTTAGTTTAGTAAACTAAATAAGGAAACCCATAAATctgttagaaaagatatagcacataAAGTAAGAAGGGTctatgggccagatttactaacagcttgtgccagcgcaaaccatcattttgttaCATAACGACTGTTGTGATTTATTAAAGACTTGAAtgtctttaaaatacaaaatcgATTGTGGGGCCATTGTCATGTTTGAATAGAAAAGAGCTCTGCCCGAACTGCTGCTATAAAATTAGACACACACAATTTTGGAAAATATCATTATATACTGTAGCATTAAGATTTGTGCTCACAGAAATGAGTAGTTAAATGTGTTCACTAGAAGTTGCCGTCCAATACTTTTGTCCATATAGTGTAACTAGTTATCTGATGAAGTAAACGGCCTAAGATACTTTCTGCATGTATAGAATGGTTACCATTTTATTCTCTGATGTACTTGCTTTGCCTGACTGTTGTGGCTCAACTTGCTTATGTGGTTCATTGATGTACACCTTATACAGGGCAGATGAGGAAACAGGAGGAGCCTGATGGAACTGAAAGTCAGAAAAGAAGAGTTAGGGGGTAAATTTTGTACTGTATTTGCTAAGCTTTTGTATGGTTTTGTTTTATACTGTGATGTATAAAAGACAGTGAGATGCAGTAATATAAGGTACACGTTCATCTGTCCTACAGTAACTTTAGCTGAACCTACTTTTTAAATCTGTCAGTATTcctctgtttaaaaaaacaaacaagaataCGTTTACTGAAAAAATGCACGATTTAGAAGTTGTGGCATTGTTTCACAGAGGATTAAATACTTGTCCAATATGTCAAAAACCTCTCAAATTGCTAGTTTCCCACATGACTGTATAGAACCCGAATATAGATGTTTTGTGTACTTACCAATTTCTGCAAATCCAAACTGCTGACTGGGCTTTTATCACTGGATTCTGTTGATGATACCTAAATGAAAGATTTGAGAAATATGAGAACACAATCATATGGTATCAAATCAGCATAAGAGAAAAATGTCATCatgaaatattgttaaagaTTCTTAGGATATACTTGACAGTACCTTAGCTCGCCAAGGCCAATCTGAATCTCCATAACTGTAAGTGATTTCTTCTCCTGGTTGGATATCTCGTACAGCAAAAAGACACAGATGAGGTTTTTTGTTCACTTCAACAGTTCTTATTTTGCATGTAGGATTTCTGTGCTCATCATTTACAAGTCTTCCCAAGGACCCATCTTCCTTGGATGCATCCAtgctataaatacataaaaataccaCC of Misgurnus anguillicaudatus chromosome 2, ASM2758022v2, whole genome shotgun sequence contains these proteins:
- the LOC141369784 gene encoding uncharacterized protein: MQTRDNDITAVSTNFPRSRLHALIIGGKSLHVTAVAMMLGIPRQKKRKRPQQDAEHHITCKTDKPELYEQVISKYKGRGVFTTEAFFRGDFVLEYRGELLTSEESLDRSKLYNDVENTFLFDFQWHGKNWCMDASKEDGSLGRLVNDEHRNPTCKIRTVEVNKKPHLCLFAVRDIQPGEEITYSYGDSDWPWRAKVSSTESSDKSPVSSLDLQKLFHQAPPVSSSALYKVYINEPHKQVEPQQSGKASTSENKMKLKDCHERFNRAQTKMKKNAIEPSQEYFMVSNIWI